TGAAGCACAGACTTTTATTGAAGAAAACCTGGGCGAGAAGATCTCATTTGAAGACCTCGCTTCCAAACTGGCCGTCAGCCGCCGCAACTTCGACCGGCGGTTTATAAAAGCTACCGGCAATACCCCAGTGGAATATTTACAACGGGTAAAAGTGGAAGTAGCCAAACGGGCGCTGGAGAATGGCCGTAAGACCGTTTTCGAGGTAATGAACGATGTTGGTTATTCAGACGACAAAGCTTTCCGGGAAGTATTTAAAAAGATCACCGGGTTATCTCCGCTTGACTATAAAGCTAAGTATAATAAAGAAGGTAAATTAAATTAGCCCTGAGCGAAAGAGCCATCACAATGAAATCGTAAGGGCAGTCACCAGTATGTTCAGCTGCTTTCTTAAGGTTCTCATCGTTCATCATCAACGAATTCAGGCTGCTGTCGCCATTGTTCACGAAACCAATGGTGCGGCCCGACTTACTGATATTGAACACATCCGGGCCCGGCAATGCCCACTCCAGCTGTTTAGGCTCCGCTCAGGACTATATTTCTACATTACGCTAACTCCAGTTTTTCGGTATACACATTACCAAAGCGGTCGGTTACTTTTACGGTAATGCTTTTGGCTGTGGTCGAAGGAACAGCGGCAAACAAATGATCTGTTTCAACCGGTTCTACCCAGGTGTGTCGAACCGGTAACGTACCACCTTTGTATAACTTAAACGCTTCGGGATCAAAACCCACTATTTGTTCCATGGCGCCTTTGTCGTTTCCATCTTCCTGCCATTCTACTTTCCATTGCGGGTCCCAGTTCCAAACATTGGCCACCACGGCCTCTGGTTTTGCGCTCACTTCCCCTTTTTTGAAAATGATGTGCTGTTTGTTTTTTGGGAAACCGGTGGATTTATAATACCATTTTATGTCTTCGCCATTCACTTCATACACACCATAACCGCAGGGAGTACCATCGCCACAAATGGGACCACTCCACCAGGCGCCGCATACGGTACCGTGGTTGTGTTCCATCATATTTCCTTCCACCCAGTTCACGTTAAAATGCGTATGACCGGTCATGAAGTGTACTTTATAAGGTTTCAGTAAACTAAACAGGCTGTCGCGATTGCTGGTACCTGCTTCCTTGCCATTCTTTCGGGCGCCTTTTAATGCATCATCGAGCGGAATGTGCAACGACACCACCACCGTGCTGCCGGCGGGAACAGTTTGCAGGTCTTTCTCCAGCCATGCCAGCTGGTTGTCGTGTAAATAGCCGATATAACGGTGGGCCCCAATGTAAAACACATTATCCAGCACCACGTAGTGTATTTTGCCCCGGTTGAAGCTGTAATACGCCGGGCCAAAATGCTGATGAAAAGTATCCGCAGATTGTTCGTCGGAACGGGCTTCATAATTGATATCGTGGTTACCGATCACCTGGAAGAAAGGAATACCGGTAGTGGCAACGGCCTCTTTATAATCGGCGAACAATTCAAAATGATCGAACACCAGGTCACCGCAACCAATACCATGAATAGGTACATTGCCTAATTCTTTCACCAGGTCGCGGGTATCGGGCGCCGAAATGGTTTTTAATTTATTGGCATCTTCCTTATCCTGGATCTGCGTATCGCCCCAAACAATAAACGCATGTTTATCGTCATTCAACGAAAGTTTGGTAAGCGGGAAATCAATTACCTGGCCGGAAGTGTCACGTTTAATTGCTGCGTA
The Niastella koreensis GR20-10 genome window above contains:
- a CDS encoding calcineurin-like phosphoesterase C-terminal domain-containing protein, producing MQRRHFLRSLGLLSAIPVVPAAAMANSGAGSKATGTVTGKVTAQGQGIGNVVISDGFGVTKTDASGKYSLIVHDQAQFVFISLPPGYTIPNEKGIARFYAAIKRDTSGQVIDFPLTKLSLNDDKHAFIVWGDTQIQDKEDANKLKTISAPDTRDLVKELGNVPIHGIGCGDLVFDHFELFADYKEAVATTGIPFFQVIGNHDINYEARSDEQSADTFHQHFGPAYYSFNRGKIHYVVLDNVFYIGAHRYIGYLHDNQLAWLEKDLQTVPAGSTVVVSLHIPLDDALKGARKNGKEAGTSNRDSLFSLLKPYKVHFMTGHTHFNVNWVEGNMMEHNHGTVCGAWWSGPICGDGTPCGYGVYEVNGEDIKWYYKSTGFPKNKQHIIFKKGEVSAKPEAVVANVWNWDPQWKVEWQEDGNDKGAMEQIVGFDPEAFKLYKGGTLPVRHTWVEPVETDHLFAAVPSTTAKSITVKVTDRFGNVYTEKLELA